A single genomic interval of Adhaeribacter pallidiroseus harbors:
- the rplV gene encoding 50S ribosomal protein L22, giving the protein MEAIAKLKNVPTSPRKMRLVANLVRGKSVNKALSLLKFEANAGADKIEKLLLSALSNWQQKNEEVRIEDANLVIKKIFVDEGKMLKRLRPAPQGRGHRIRKRSNHVTLIVDSISEEELIHISKKSDKAK; this is encoded by the coding sequence ATGGAAGCTATAGCTAAATTGAAAAATGTTCCAACCTCACCTCGGAAAATGCGATTAGTTGCGAACTTAGTACGAGGAAAGAGTGTTAACAAAGCTTTGAGTTTGTTAAAATTTGAAGCAAATGCAGGAGCAGATAAAATTGAAAAGCTTCTTTTATCTGCTTTATCTAATTGGCAACAAAAAAATGAAGAGGTTCGCATAGAGGATGCAAACTTAGTCATCAAAAAAATCTTTGTGGATGAGGGGAAAATGCTTAAAAGGTTAAGACCAGCTCCACAAGGTCGTGGTCATAGAATAAGAAAGCGTTCTAACCATGTCACATTAATAGTGGATAGCATTTCTGAAGAAGAATTGATACATATTTCAAAAAAATCTGATAAAGCCAAATAG
- the rplR gene encoding 50S ribosomal protein L18, which produces MSIQKSERRLRIRRSIRTKISGTANKPRLSVFRSNKAIYAQLINDLEGRTLISVSSSSLESSNGSKVEVSSQVGKTLASKAQEIGITEIVFDRSGYLYHGRVKSLAEGAREGGLKF; this is translated from the coding sequence ATGTCAATTCAAAAGTCTGAAAGAAGATTACGGATAAGAAGAAGTATCCGAACAAAGATTTCTGGTACAGCCAATAAACCCCGTTTATCTGTATTTAGAAGTAACAAAGCTATTTACGCTCAGCTCATTAATGACTTGGAAGGAAGAACACTTATTTCAGTTTCTTCATCTTCTTTGGAGTCTAGTAATGGATCTAAAGTTGAGGTATCATCACAAGTTGGAAAAACTTTAGCAAGCAAAGCACAAGAAATCGGAATTACAGAAATTGTTTTTGATAGATCTGGGTACTTGTATCACGGTAGAGTTAAATCATTAGCTGAAGGTGCCCGTGAAGGTGGCCTTAAATTTTAA
- the fusA gene encoding elongation factor G gives MARDLKYTRNIGIAAHIDAGKTTTTERILYYSGVSHKIGEVHDGAATMDWMEQEQERGITITSAATTVGWEYRGDKYHINIIDTPGHVDFTVEVNRSLRVLDGLVFLFSAVDGVEPQSETNWRLANNYNVARIGFVNKMDRSGADFLAVCRQVREMLGSNAVALQLPIGAEDNFRGVVDLVNFRGIEWNEHDKGMTFKEVPIPEDMLDEATEYREKLLEAVAEYDESLMEKYFDDPESITEDEIIAALRKATIDMAIVPMLCGSSFKNKGVQTMLDYVMALCPSPLDKESIKGTDPDTGNEVARKPDEKEPFAALAFKIATDPYVGRLCFIRAYSGVLESGSYVYNTRSNNKERISRIFQMHANKQNAIERLGAGDIGAVVGFKDIKTGDTLCAQDAKIVLEAMDFPEPVIGYAIEPKTQADADKMGMAIGKLVEEDPTLQVHTDQETGQTILRGMGELHLEIIMDRLKREFKVEINQGAPQVAYKETITKNVEHRETYKKQSGGRGKFGDIVFEIGPRTDDKAGLEFVNAIVGGVIPKEFIPAIQKGFEEAMKDGVLAGFPIEAMKVRLFHGSYHEVDSDALSFELAARQGFKEAARKCAPKLLEPIMALEVITPDEYTGPVTGDLNRRRGLMKGMDTKAGSQVVKADVPLSELFGYVTDLRTLTSGRATANLTFSHYEQVPQNLAEAIVAKTKGTGK, from the coding sequence ATGGCTCGCGATTTAAAATATACAAGAAATATAGGGATTGCGGCACATATTGATGCTGGCAAGACTACAACAACTGAACGTATTCTTTACTACTCTGGCGTAAGTCATAAAATAGGTGAAGTTCATGATGGAGCAGCAACTATGGACTGGATGGAGCAGGAGCAGGAAAGAGGTATTACTATTACTTCTGCTGCTACAACAGTAGGTTGGGAATATAGAGGTGATAAATATCATATTAATATTATCGATACACCAGGTCACGTAGATTTTACTGTTGAAGTAAATCGTTCATTGCGTGTACTGGATGGATTAGTTTTCTTATTCAGTGCTGTTGATGGAGTGGAACCACAATCCGAAACTAATTGGCGTTTAGCTAATAATTATAATGTAGCTCGCATAGGTTTCGTAAATAAGATGGACCGTTCTGGTGCTGACTTCCTGGCTGTATGTCGACAAGTTAGAGAGATGTTAGGAAGCAATGCTGTAGCACTACAATTACCAATAGGAGCTGAAGATAATTTTCGTGGTGTAGTTGATTTGGTAAACTTCCGGGGAATTGAATGGAATGAGCATGATAAAGGAATGACTTTCAAAGAAGTTCCTATTCCAGAGGATATGTTGGATGAAGCAACTGAATACAGAGAAAAATTGTTGGAAGCAGTTGCTGAATACGATGAATCTTTGATGGAAAAGTACTTTGATGATCCAGAATCTATTACCGAGGATGAAATTATAGCTGCTCTGCGAAAAGCGACTATTGATATGGCTATTGTGCCTATGTTATGTGGTTCTTCTTTTAAAAATAAAGGAGTACAAACTATGCTGGATTATGTAATGGCTTTATGTCCATCTCCTTTAGACAAAGAAAGTATCAAAGGAACAGATCCTGACACAGGGAATGAAGTTGCTCGTAAACCAGATGAAAAAGAACCGTTTGCTGCTTTAGCTTTTAAGATTGCAACTGATCCTTATGTAGGCAGATTATGCTTTATACGTGCTTATTCAGGAGTATTGGAATCTGGTTCATACGTATATAATACCCGATCTAATAACAAGGAACGGATTTCGCGTATTTTCCAGATGCACGCTAATAAACAAAATGCTATTGAACGTTTAGGAGCTGGTGATATTGGGGCAGTAGTAGGTTTTAAAGATATTAAAACTGGTGATACTTTGTGCGCTCAAGATGCCAAAATTGTACTGGAGGCTATGGATTTTCCAGAACCGGTAATTGGTTACGCAATTGAACCTAAAACCCAAGCCGATGCAGATAAAATGGGCATGGCTATTGGTAAATTAGTTGAAGAAGATCCAACTTTGCAAGTGCATACAGATCAGGAAACTGGCCAAACAATCTTACGTGGAATGGGCGAGCTCCATTTAGAGATCATTATGGATCGACTAAAGCGTGAGTTTAAGGTAGAGATCAACCAAGGAGCACCTCAAGTAGCTTACAAAGAAACCATAACCAAGAATGTTGAACACCGGGAAACTTATAAAAAGCAATCTGGTGGTAGAGGTAAATTCGGAGATATTGTATTTGAAATTGGCCCGAGAACAGACGATAAAGCTGGGTTAGAATTTGTTAATGCCATTGTAGGTGGGGTTATTCCTAAAGAATTTATACCTGCCATACAAAAAGGTTTTGAAGAAGCGATGAAAGATGGTGTATTAGCAGGCTTCCCAATAGAAGCAATGAAAGTACGCTTATTTCATGGTTCTTACCATGAAGTTGATTCTGATGCGCTTTCTTTTGAATTAGCTGCTCGCCAGGGTTTTAAAGAAGCAGCACGTAAATGTGCTCCTAAATTGTTAGAACCAATTATGGCTTTAGAAGTAATTACCCCAGATGAATATACCGGTCCTGTGACTGGAGATTTAAATCGTAGAAGGGGATTAATGAAAGGGATGGATACTAAAGCTGGTTCACAGGTGGTGAAAGCCGATGTGCCATTGTCCGAATTATTTGGATATGTTACCGATTTAAGAACTCTTACATCAGGAAGAGCAACAGCAAACTTAACATTTTCACATTATGAACAAGTGCCGCAAAACCTTGCAGAGGCCATTGTTGCAAAGACTAAAGGAACAGGTAAATAG
- the rpsH gene encoding 30S ribosomal protein S8, whose product MNTDPIADFLTRLRNAIKANHRIVEIPSSKIKKEITRVLHEKGYIQSYRFDDSIVQGTIKIALKYNPSTKQSAIVNLERISKPGLRKYVHFENLPRVLNGLGVAILSTSKGVMTEKEAKGLNVGGEVLCFVY is encoded by the coding sequence ATGAATACAGACCCTATAGCAGATTTTTTAACTCGCTTGCGAAATGCAATTAAAGCAAATCACCGCATAGTTGAAATTCCATCTAGCAAAATAAAAAAGGAAATAACTCGAGTATTGCATGAAAAGGGCTATATTCAGAGTTATCGGTTTGATGATTCAATTGTACAAGGTACGATAAAGATTGCACTTAAGTATAATCCATCAACGAAGCAATCTGCTATTGTAAACCTAGAAAGAATTAGTAAGCCAGGTTTACGGAAGTATGTCCATTTTGAAAATCTTCCACGTGTATTAAACGGTTTAGGTGTGGCAATTTTATCTACATCTAAAGGTGTAATGACGGAGAAAGAAGCTAAAGGGCTTAATGTTGGTGGAGAAGTATTGTGTTTCGTTTATTAA
- the rplX gene encoding 50S ribosomal protein L24, whose translation MKQTLEKSHKIHVKTGDTVKVIAGNEKGKAGRIVSVLTKSNKVIVEGLNMVTKHNKPTAKTPNGGITQKEAPIHASNVMLVEGSQVVRTGKKTNAEGKLQRYSKKSGELV comes from the coding sequence ATGAAGCAAACATTAGAAAAATCACATAAAATCCATGTGAAAACAGGAGATACTGTTAAGGTGATTGCTGGAAACGAAAAAGGCAAAGCTGGAAGAATTGTGTCTGTCCTGACAAAAAGTAATAAGGTTATTGTTGAAGGTTTAAACATGGTAACAAAGCACAACAAACCAACAGCAAAAACTCCAAATGGTGGCATTACTCAGAAGGAAGCCCCAATTCACGCAAGCAATGTAATGTTGGTGGAGGGAAGTCAGGTAGTAAGAACTGGCAAAAAGACAAACGCTGAGGGAAAATTGCAGCGTTATTCAAAGAAATCTGGAGAACTAGTTTAA
- the rplN gene encoding 50S ribosomal protein L14, which translates to MIQQESRLSVADNSGAKEVLCIRVLGGTGKKYASIGDKIIVTVKSALSSGNVKKGSVSKAVIVRTKKEIRRKDGSYIRFDDNAAVLLNNNDEPRGTRIFGPVARELREKQFMKIVSLAPEVL; encoded by the coding sequence ATGATACAGCAAGAATCAAGATTATCGGTAGCAGATAATAGCGGTGCAAAAGAAGTACTTTGCATTCGCGTTTTAGGCGGAACCGGTAAAAAATATGCTTCTATTGGAGATAAAATAATTGTAACGGTAAAATCGGCACTTAGTTCTGGTAATGTAAAAAAAGGTTCTGTTTCTAAAGCCGTTATAGTTAGAACGAAAAAAGAGATTCGTCGAAAAGACGGTTCATACATACGTTTTGATGATAATGCTGCTGTTTTGCTTAACAATAATGACGAGCCAAGAGGAACACGCATTTTTGGTCCAGTAGCACGTGAGTTAAGAGAAAAACAGTTTATGAAAATAGTGTCGCTAGCACCTGAAGTTTTATAG
- the rplW gene encoding 50S ribosomal protein L23, protein MEILKRPLVTEKMTALNEKGKYAFEVGKSANKVEIKKHIEKLYGVTVEKVATMRIQGKLKTKNTKAGVVSGRKPTVKKAIVTVKEGDVIDFYSSI, encoded by the coding sequence ATGGAAATCTTAAAAAGACCTCTTGTAACAGAGAAGATGACGGCTTTGAATGAAAAAGGTAAATATGCATTCGAAGTAGGTAAAAGCGCAAATAAAGTAGAAATCAAAAAGCATATTGAAAAGCTCTATGGTGTAACAGTTGAAAAAGTGGCTACTATGCGAATTCAAGGTAAATTAAAGACGAAAAATACCAAAGCTGGTGTAGTTTCAGGGCGAAAGCCAACTGTAAAAAAAGCAATTGTTACTGTGAAAGAAGGTGATGTAATTGATTTCTATAGCAGCATTTAA
- the rplP gene encoding 50S ribosomal protein L16: MLQPKRTVYRKMHKGRVTGLAYKGSTISFGSFAIKSLEASWITSRQIEAARIAMTRAMKREGQVWIRIFPDKPITKKPAEVRMGKGKGSPEYWVAVIKPGTILFESDGVDLATAQESLRLAAQKLPVKTKFVVRRDYIER; encoded by the coding sequence ATGTTACAGCCAAAAAGGACCGTATATAGAAAAATGCATAAAGGCCGGGTTACGGGGCTTGCTTATAAAGGCAGCACTATTTCCTTTGGTTCTTTTGCGATAAAATCGTTAGAAGCATCCTGGATTACTAGTCGCCAAATTGAAGCTGCACGTATTGCAATGACCCGGGCGATGAAAAGAGAAGGTCAGGTTTGGATCCGAATATTTCCTGACAAGCCCATTACAAAAAAACCAGCTGAAGTTCGAATGGGTAAAGGTAAAGGTTCTCCAGAATATTGGGTTGCGGTTATAAAGCCCGGCACAATCTTATTCGAATCGGATGGTGTCGATCTAGCTACCGCGCAAGAATCTTTAAGATTAGCAGCTCAAAAATTGCCAGTAAAAACTAAATTTGTTGTACGTAGAGATTACATTGAAAGATAA
- the rpsQ gene encoding 30S ribosomal protein S17: MEARNLRKEKTGRVVSNKMNKSVTVVVESKMKHPIYGKFVSKSTKFTAHDEKNECGVGDTVRIMETRPLSKTKNWRLVEIIERAK, encoded by the coding sequence ATGGAAGCAAGAAATTTAAGAAAAGAAAAAACAGGTAGAGTTGTATCAAATAAAATGAACAAATCTGTCACAGTAGTTGTAGAAAGCAAAATGAAGCATCCTATTTATGGAAAATTTGTTTCTAAGTCTACTAAATTTACTGCTCACGATGAGAAGAACGAATGTGGAGTTGGCGATACTGTTCGAATCATGGAAACGCGACCATTAAGTAAAACCAAAAATTGGCGTTTAGTAGAAATAATTGAAAGAGCTAAATAA
- the rplF gene encoding 50S ribosomal protein L6 — MSRIGKLPITLPSNVEVTLNSDNLVQVKGPKGTLQTQVDRDIKLSKVDGQILIERPTEQKRHKAMHGLYRSLINNMVVGVSNGYKEQLELVGVGYKATAANNTLELSLGYSHNIFLALPSEVTASAVNEKGKAPVIILESIDKQLIGQVAAKIRSLRKVEPYKGKGIRFVGEVVRRKAGKTASK; from the coding sequence ATGTCACGTATAGGTAAATTACCCATCACACTACCATCAAACGTTGAAGTTACGCTAAATTCAGATAATCTTGTTCAAGTAAAGGGACCTAAAGGTACTCTTCAAACTCAAGTAGATCGGGATATAAAATTATCAAAGGTTGATGGCCAAATATTAATTGAAAGACCAACAGAACAAAAGCGTCATAAAGCCATGCATGGACTTTATAGGTCTCTTATCAACAACATGGTAGTTGGAGTTAGTAATGGTTACAAAGAACAATTAGAATTAGTTGGCGTGGGGTACAAAGCTACTGCTGCTAATAATACTCTTGAATTATCTTTAGGTTATTCTCATAATATTTTTCTTGCTTTACCCAGTGAGGTTACAGCTAGTGCTGTTAATGAAAAAGGTAAAGCTCCTGTTATAATATTGGAGAGCATTGACAAACAATTAATTGGTCAAGTAGCAGCAAAAATCAGATCTTTGCGCAAGGTGGAGCCATATAAAGGTAAAGGTATTCGGTTTGTTGGTGAAGTAGTTAGAAGAAAAGCTGGTAAAACAGCATCTAAATAA
- the rpsC gene encoding 30S ribosomal protein S3 → MGQKVNPVGFRLGVIKGWDSNWYGGKDFAEKLIEDEKIRKYILARIPKGGISKIVLERTLKRITITINTARPGVVIGKGGQEVDKIKEELKKITNKDVQINIFEIKRPELDAKLVGESVAQQLQARISFRRAMKQAIASAIRVGAEGVKIQVSGRLGGAEMARTEHYKEGRTPLHTLRADIDYALSEAQTVYGKLGIKVWIFRGEVFGKKDLSPNQEPVKPANAPTNLPRNERGNDRNERGGDRNSRGRNDRNDRGENRGGDRGARGPSNRGGSNKSGSTGSRR, encoded by the coding sequence ATGGGACAAAAAGTTAATCCGGTAGGTTTTAGACTAGGTGTCATAAAAGGATGGGATTCCAACTGGTATGGCGGTAAAGATTTTGCTGAAAAACTTATCGAGGATGAAAAAATAAGAAAATATATACTAGCGCGTATTCCAAAAGGCGGAATTTCCAAGATCGTTTTGGAAAGAACCCTTAAGAGAATTACTATAACCATTAATACAGCTCGACCAGGTGTTGTAATTGGTAAAGGTGGTCAGGAAGTTGATAAAATTAAAGAAGAGTTAAAGAAGATCACTAATAAGGATGTTCAAATTAACATTTTTGAAATAAAAAGACCTGAGTTAGACGCTAAATTAGTTGGTGAATCTGTAGCTCAGCAATTACAAGCAAGAATATCTTTTCGTAGAGCAATGAAGCAGGCAATTGCTTCCGCAATCCGTGTAGGTGCAGAAGGAGTTAAAATACAAGTTTCTGGCCGATTAGGTGGTGCTGAAATGGCTCGTACAGAGCATTACAAAGAAGGCCGAACTCCTTTACATACATTGCGTGCTGATATTGATTATGCATTATCTGAAGCACAAACTGTTTATGGCAAACTAGGCATCAAAGTATGGATATTTAGGGGTGAGGTATTTGGTAAAAAAGATCTTTCTCCAAATCAAGAACCAGTAAAGCCAGCAAACGCTCCTACTAATTTACCAAGAAATGAACGTGGTAATGATCGAAATGAAAGAGGAGGTGATCGTAATAGTCGGGGTAGAAACGACCGGAATGATCGTGGAGAAAACCGAGGTGGAGATCGTGGTGCTAGAGGGCCTAGTAATAGAGGTGGCTCAAATAAAAGTGGCTCAACTGGTAGCCGTCGTTAA
- the rpsS gene encoding 30S ribosomal protein S19: MGRSLKKGPYIDFRLENKVTAMDGSGKKAVIKTWSRRSMISPDFVGHTFAVHNGNKFIPVYVTENMVGHKLGEFAPTRNFRGHVAKKDKGKR; this comes from the coding sequence ATGGGAAGATCATTAAAAAAAGGGCCTTATATTGACTTCCGGCTCGAGAATAAAGTAACTGCGATGGATGGTTCAGGCAAAAAGGCTGTTATAAAAACCTGGTCACGGCGTTCCATGATTTCACCTGATTTTGTTGGGCATACATTTGCGGTACATAATGGAAATAAATTTATTCCTGTTTACGTAACTGAAAATATGGTAGGACATAAATTAGGCGAATTTGCACCTACTCGTAATTTTCGAGGTCACGTTGCTAAGAAAGATAAAGGTAAAAGATAA
- the rplC gene encoding 50S ribosomal protein L3, with amino-acid sequence MPGIIGKKIGMTSLFTPEGKSVAVTLIQAGPCVVTQVKTVEVDGYQAVQLGFGDVKEKKVSLALGGHFKKANASAKSKLVEFRTEDESFKLGDTIGVDLFEEGEFLDVVGTSKGKGFQGVVKRYNFSGVGGQTHGQHNRARHPGSIGACSWPSRVFKGMRMAGRMGNNRVKIQNLRVMRILAEKNLILVSGSVPGAKNSFVVLEK; translated from the coding sequence ATGCCTGGAATTATCGGTAAAAAAATCGGAATGACAAGCCTCTTCACTCCTGAAGGAAAAAGTGTAGCTGTTACATTGATTCAGGCAGGTCCCTGTGTTGTTACACAGGTTAAAACAGTAGAAGTGGATGGTTACCAAGCTGTCCAATTAGGGTTTGGCGACGTAAAAGAAAAGAAAGTATCACTAGCATTAGGTGGTCACTTTAAAAAAGCAAATGCATCTGCTAAGTCTAAACTCGTTGAATTTAGAACAGAAGATGAAAGTTTTAAATTAGGAGATACTATAGGTGTTGATCTCTTTGAAGAAGGTGAATTTTTAGATGTTGTAGGTACATCTAAAGGTAAAGGTTTTCAAGGAGTAGTGAAAAGATATAATTTTAGCGGTGTTGGTGGCCAAACCCATGGCCAGCATAACCGTGCTAGGCACCCAGGTTCAATTGGTGCTTGCTCTTGGCCCTCAAGAGTTTTTAAAGGAATGCGAATGGCTGGCCGTATGGGCAACAATCGTGTTAAAATTCAAAATTTGCGTGTTATGCGCATTTTAGCTGAAAAGAATTTAATTTTGGTTAGTGGCTCTGTTCCAGGTGCCAAAAATTCATTTGTTGTATTAGAGAAATAA
- the rplB gene encoding 50S ribosomal protein L2, whose protein sequence is MALKKLRPTTPGQRFRIAPEFEEITSSTPEKSLLAPISKSGGRNDSGKMTMRYIGGGHKKQYRLIDFKRNKYGVPATVKSIEYDPNRTARIALLYYADGDKSYILAPAGLKVGSTVISGPGVAPEVGNCLPLTDIPLGTIVHNIELMPGNGGTLARSAGTYAQLVARESKYATLKLPSGEMRMVLVNCVATVGTVSNADHMNENLGKAGRSRWLGIRPRVRGVAMNPVDHPMGGGEGKSSGGHPRSRKGLYAKGRKTRNKNKYSENLIVNRGKK, encoded by the coding sequence ATGGCTTTAAAAAAATTAAGACCAACAACTCCAGGTCAAAGATTCAGAATAGCGCCGGAGTTTGAAGAAATAACTTCTTCAACTCCCGAAAAATCTTTGTTGGCACCAATATCAAAATCTGGTGGTAGAAACGATTCCGGTAAAATGACAATGCGCTACATAGGCGGTGGTCACAAAAAACAGTACCGGTTAATAGATTTTAAAAGAAATAAATATGGTGTACCTGCAACCGTAAAATCCATTGAGTATGACCCAAATCGTACAGCTCGTATTGCTTTGCTTTACTACGCTGATGGTGATAAAAGTTATATATTAGCCCCAGCTGGTTTAAAGGTAGGCAGTACAGTAATATCAGGACCAGGCGTAGCCCCAGAAGTTGGTAATTGCTTACCATTAACAGATATTCCACTGGGTACAATTGTACATAATATCGAACTCATGCCAGGTAATGGTGGTACTTTAGCAAGAAGCGCAGGTACTTATGCCCAGTTAGTAGCTCGTGAAAGTAAGTATGCTACTTTAAAGCTACCGTCAGGTGAGATGCGTATGGTATTAGTCAATTGTGTTGCAACAGTTGGTACAGTTTCGAATGCAGATCATATGAATGAAAATTTAGGGAAAGCTGGCCGAAGCAGATGGTTAGGTATTCGCCCTAGAGTGCGCGGTGTTGCTATGAATCCAGTAGACCACCCAATGGGCGGTGGTGAAGGAAAGTCTTCAGGAGGTCATCCGCGTTCTCGGAAAGGTTTATACGCTAAGGGAAGAAAAACACGTAATAAAAATAAATATTCAGAAAATCTGATTGTTAATAGAGGTAAAAAATAG
- the rplE gene encoding 50S ribosomal protein L5 yields MATARLKEKYQKEIMSSLKEKFQYKSIMQVPRITKICINKGIGNAVADKKLVDIGVDELTTITGQKAVATKAKNSVSNFKLREGMPIGARVTLRGDQMYEFMDRLLTIALPRVRDFRGINDKGFDGRGNYTLGVKEQIIFPEISIDKIKAISGMDITFVTTAQNDEESYELLKAFGMPFQNLKK; encoded by the coding sequence ATGGCAACTGCAAGATTAAAGGAAAAGTATCAAAAGGAAATAATGTCTTCACTGAAAGAAAAGTTTCAGTACAAGAGCATTATGCAGGTTCCGCGCATAACTAAAATTTGTATTAATAAAGGTATTGGTAATGCTGTAGCTGACAAGAAATTGGTTGATATTGGGGTTGATGAGTTAACAACAATTACTGGTCAGAAAGCAGTAGCTACAAAAGCAAAAAATTCTGTATCCAACTTTAAGCTACGTGAAGGTATGCCAATTGGTGCACGTGTTACTTTAAGAGGGGACCAGATGTATGAATTTATGGATCGTCTTTTAACAATAGCATTACCACGTGTACGTGATTTTCGAGGTATAAACGATAAAGGATTTGATGGTCGTGGAAACTATACCTTGGGTGTTAAAGAGCAAATCATTTTTCCTGAGATTAGTATTGATAAGATCAAAGCAATATCAGGAATGGATATAACATTTGTAACTACTGCGCAAAATGATGAGGAAAGTTATGAATTGCTTAAAGCATTTGGAATGCCTTTTCAGAATTTAAAGAAGTAA
- the rpmC gene encoding 50S ribosomal protein L29: protein MKYSEIKALTLVELKERLATEKTNSQNLRFAHSISPLENPLKIKESRKIIAKLKTELRAKELNPSSQL, encoded by the coding sequence ATGAAATATTCCGAAATAAAAGCGCTCACATTAGTTGAGTTAAAAGAGCGCTTAGCTACAGAAAAAACAAATAGCCAAAACTTGCGGTTTGCTCATTCTATTTCTCCATTAGAAAACCCTTTAAAAATAAAGGAATCACGTAAGATTATTGCTAAACTTAAAACAGAATTACGTGCTAAAGAATTAAATCCAAGCTCTCAATTATAA
- the rplD gene encoding 50S ribosomal protein L4: MELSVLNINGQDTGRKVTLSDEIFGIEPNNHVMYLDVKQYLANKRQGTHKSKERNEVSGTTKKLKKQKGTGGARAGSMKSPVFIGGGRVFGPRPRDYSFKLNKKVKSLARLSALSTLMRDKKIALVEPISMAQPKTKEFKSILSNLPLPGKKTLVVTSEANENVFLSSRNLSQVKVSTAASLTTYDLLNTDQLLLTEDTVSVLEQIYKR, from the coding sequence ATGGAACTTTCTGTATTAAATATTAATGGACAAGATACCGGCAGAAAGGTAACTCTTTCAGATGAAATATTTGGAATTGAACCGAATAACCATGTCATGTATCTTGATGTAAAACAGTACCTGGCTAACAAACGGCAAGGTACACATAAATCAAAAGAGCGCAATGAAGTTTCTGGTACAACTAAGAAGCTGAAAAAGCAAAAAGGCACTGGTGGAGCTCGTGCTGGTTCTATGAAGTCACCCGTTTTTATTGGTGGTGGTAGAGTTTTTGGTCCTAGACCACGGGATTATTCTTTTAAATTGAATAAAAAGGTTAAGTCCTTAGCAAGATTATCTGCTTTATCTACTTTAATGAGAGATAAAAAGATTGCTTTAGTGGAACCAATTAGTATGGCACAGCCAAAGACAAAGGAATTTAAATCTATATTATCTAATTTACCATTGCCAGGAAAAAAAACATTAGTTGTTACTTCAGAGGCTAACGAGAATGTTTTTTTATCTAGCCGTAATTTATCACAAGTTAAAGTATCTACAGCTGCAAGTTTAACTACTTACGATCTATTAAATACAGATCAATTACTTTTAACAGAGGATACAGTAAGTGTACTAGAACAAATCTATAAAAGATAG
- the rpsN gene encoding 30S ribosomal protein S14 has product MAKESVKARELKKQKAVEKYAAKRKELKAAGNYEALDKLPRNASPVRLHNRCKLSGRPRGYIRKFGISRVVFRELASAGKIPGVTKSSW; this is encoded by the coding sequence ATGGCGAAAGAATCAGTAAAAGCCCGCGAACTTAAAAAACAAAAGGCTGTTGAAAAATATGCTGCTAAAAGAAAAGAACTTAAAGCAGCTGGAAATTATGAAGCACTAGACAAATTACCTCGGAATGCTTCTCCAGTACGTTTGCATAATCGTTGCAAATTATCAGGTAGACCAAGAGGATATATTAGAAAGTTTGGTATATCTAGAGTTGTGTTTAGAGAGTTAGCCTCAGCGGGTAAAATTCCGGGTGTAACTAAATCAAGCTGGTAA
- the rpsJ gene encoding 30S ribosomal protein S10 has product MNQKIRIKLKSYDHNLVDKSSEKIVKAVKATGAIVSGPIPLPTEKDKFTVLRSPHVNKKAREQFQLCTYKRLVDIYSTSSKTVDALMKLELPSGVDVEIKV; this is encoded by the coding sequence ATGAATCAGAAAATAAGAATAAAATTAAAATCTTACGATCACAACTTGGTTGATAAGTCTTCGGAGAAAATTGTGAAGGCAGTTAAAGCGACTGGTGCAATTGTAAGTGGACCTATTCCGTTACCAACAGAAAAGGATAAATTTACTGTGTTAAGATCTCCACATGTAAATAAAAAAGCAAGAGAGCAATTTCAATTGTGTACCTATAAGCGTTTGGTAGATATTTATTCAACAAGTTCCAAAACGGTAGATGCGTTGATGAAATTAGAATTACCAAGTGGGGTAGATGTAGAGATAAAAGTATGA